A window of Desulfobacteraceae bacterium genomic DNA:
GCGGCGCCATCGGCGCATGACGAATTTTGCGCCGGCAGCCGGCTCTTGGCGAACACAGCGGCGGAGGCCGCTGCTGGATGAAAGGAGCCTCGATAGATGTTCAACCTTATTCGCCCCGTGTTCAAGATCATGCTGACGGTGTTCCTGGCGTTCACCGCCTCCCCGCCGGAGGCCGCGGCAGGCGGCTGCCCCGGGCCGCACCAGGTCGGTGAAGCGACGCTGCCGGAGATTCTTCAGTTCGTCCAGGAAAAAAAGATGGTCGTTTTAACCTTTGCCGGCTTCTCGGGTGCCGGGTACGAAAACCCCGCGGCGATGATCGAAAATGCCTCGGAGATCCTTCGAAAGCAGGACCCGGAAAAGACATTGATCAATATCGGCGCCACCCGGGATGGCATCGGTGCCGTCTATGAAGTGGCCAAGGCCATGGGTTTCACCACGATGGGAATCGTCTCCTCGCTGGCGCAGGCGGAGGGTGTCGCCCTCTCGCCGTGCGTGGATCACGTTTTTTACGTGCAAGACGACAGTTGGGGAGGAAGGGTCCGCGGCGGGGAACACCTGTCGCCCACCTCCGAGGCCATCGTGGAGGTCAGTTCCGCCTTCGTCGGCATCGGCGGCGGCGAGGTCGCCCGGGACGAGCTGTCCGCGGCCCGCAAGCGGGGAAAGCCGGTGGTCTTCATCCCGGCGGACATGAACCACAGGCGCGCCAGAGAAAAGGCCCTGAAGCGGGGCGAACCCGAGCCCACAGACTTTCGCGGTTCGGCGCATGCCGGGTTGGCGACGGGATCATAGCCGGTCGGTGGCGCTCCTCCAGTGCTCGTCGGCTGACAGCCGAAAGCCCTTCCGCTACCCCGTAAAACGCCGATCTTTCAGGTTTCCCTTGAGATCGATGCCGTACTTCCGCATCCGGTTCCAGACCGTCACCCGGTTGATCCCCAGAAGCCGGGCCGCCTGCGTCTGATTTCCCCCCGTTTGCCGCAATGCTTCGAGCAGGGCGGCCTTTTCCCCCGAAACGCGCCCCTCCCCGAAACCGCCGCACGCCCCGCCAAATCCCGGCGTGAATTGCGGCGGCAGGTGCTCGCGTTTCACCTGGCCGGCATCGGCAATCACGAAGGCATAGGCCAAGGTGCTCTTGAGCTCGCGCACGTTTCCCGGCCAGCCGTAGTCCATGAAAAGCCGCAGAACATCCGGTGCCAGGGCCGTGATCGGCTTTCCCGTGTCTTTGCGAAGGTTTTGAATGAAACGGTTCACCAGGATGGGGATGTCCTCCTTGCGCTCGCGCAAAGGCGGCAGGTGAATGGGGATCACGTTGATACGAAAAAACAGGTCCTCCCGGAATTGTTTGCGGGTGACCATCTCGGGCAGGTTTTTGTTGGTGGCGGAGATGATCCGCACATCGACCCTCACCGGACGGTGATCGCCGACCCGGTCGAACTGCCCGGTTTCCAAAACCCGCAGCAGTTTGACCTGCACGGGCAGCGGCACGTCGCCGATTTCGTCCAGAAAGATGTCCCCGCCGTCGGCCGCCTCGAAACGCCCGGTGCGGTGGCGGTAAGCCCCGGTAAACGCGCCCCGGATGTGGCCGAAGAGTTCGCTTTCCAGCAGGGCGTCGTTTAGGGCGGCGCAGTTGAGCTGCACGAAGGGGCGTTCGCGCCGCGGCCCGATACGGTGAATCGCATGGGCCACGAGCTCCTTGCCGGTGCCGCTCTCC
This region includes:
- a CDS encoding sigma 54-interacting transcriptional regulator; this translates as MLDSQLNHYWKRIVDTMSDGLMIIGTDGTIISVNRAFERLTGYRADEVVGRSCIVLQCDGCEKILNRSEVAWCALFDKSREVRCHCRLRTKSGRFVAVAKNATLLVDDNGQPLGAVETLTDMSEVDRLGEEVGRLARQLDQSGDFHGILGRSAAMQRVFDVIERVAGSDAPVIISGESGTGKELVAHAIHRIGPRRERPFVQLNCAALNDALLESELFGHIRGAFTGAYRHRTGRFEAADGGDIFLDEIGDVPLPVQVKLLRVLETGQFDRVGDHRPVRVDVRIISATNKNLPEMVTRKQFREDLFFRINVIPIHLPPLRERKEDIPILVNRFIQNLRKDTGKPITALAPDVLRLFMDYGWPGNVRELKSTLAYAFVIADAGQVKREHLPPQFTPGFGGACGGFGEGRVSGEKAALLEALRQTGGNQTQAARLLGINRVTVWNRMRKYGIDLKGNLKDRRFTG